One genomic segment of Scyliorhinus canicula unplaced genomic scaffold, sScyCan1.1, whole genome shotgun sequence includes these proteins:
- the LOC119961121 gene encoding zinc finger protein 418-like produces THRRSHTGEKPFTCSECGKGFTQPSGLSTHQRFHSRERPFTCSTCGKGFTLSAHLLSHQRVHTDEKPFQCPDCGKCYKRSGELMCHQRVHTDERPFRCSHCGTGFRRSSHLSVHQRIHTVERPFVCAKCGKGFTQASDLQKHQRIHTDERPFQCPDCEKCYKRFGELLQHQRVHTDERPFRCSHCGTGFRRSSHLTVHQRIHTGERPFICSECGKGFIQSSELLNHQRIHSDERPFPCPDCGNSYKRSGELMRHQRVHTDKRPFTCSHCGTGFRQSSHLTAHRRIHTGERPFACSKCGKGFTQASTLQKHQRIHTGERPFTCSQCGKGFTTSSYLLRH; encoded by the coding sequence actcatcgacgcagtcacactggggagaaaccattcacctgctccgagtgtgggaagggattcactcagccatctggtctgtccacacaccagcgatttcactccagggagaggccattcacctgctcaacgtgtgggaagggatttactctttcagcccacctgctgagtcaccagcgagttcacactgatgagaaaccgtttcaatgtccagactgcgggaagtgctataaaagatCTGGAgaactgatgtgccatcaacgtgttcacactgacgagagaccattcaggtgctctcactgtgggactgggttcagacgatcatctcacctctctgtacatcagcgaattcacacagtTGAGAGGCCATTCGTCTgtgccaagtgtgggaagggattcactcaggcatccgacctgcagaagcaccagcgaattcacactgatgagagaccgtttcaatgtccagactgcgagAAGTGCTATAAACGTTTTGGAGAACTGTTGcaacatcaacgtgttcacactgacgagagacctttcaggtgctctcactgcgggactgggttcagacgatcatctcacctcactgtacatcagcgaattcacactggggagagaccattcatctgctcagagtgtgggaagggattcattcagtcatccgaaCTTCTgaatcaccagcgaattcacagtgATGAGAGGCCGTTTccatgtccagactgtgggaactcctataaacgttctggggaactgatgcgtcatcaacgtgttcacactgacaagAGACCGTTTacgtgctctcactgtgggactgggttcagacaatcgTCTCACCTCACTGCACAtcggcgaattcacactggggagagaccattcgccTGTTccaagtgtggaaagggattcactcaggcaTCCACCCTAcagaagcaccagcgaattcacactggggagaggccattcacctgctcccagtgtgggaagggattcaccacttcatcctacctgctgagacac
- the LOC119961111 gene encoding zinc finger protein 239-like isoform X1, which produces MIEACAVCVMATESSCFLTSVDVRRGGFAVGKQTSGSEYHRILNMQENSNAGSAEKCGDCEQGFRSLSELEAHQPSHTGERLFTCPECGKGFTWSFNLLRHQRVHSGETPFTCPECGKGFTRSSGLQQHQRVHTGERPFTCSKCGKGFTDSSTLLKHQQVHTDERPFKCVDCERCYKSSLNLMRHQRAHTDERPFRCSDCGTGFRQSSELIVHQRIHTGERPFTCPECGKGFTQSSGLLQHQRVHTGERPFTCSKCGKGFSDSSTVLKHKQVHTEARPFECTDCEKCYKSPVDLMRHQLVHTDERPFRCSHCGTGFRQSSQLTVHQRIHTRERPFICAKCGKGFTQSSTLQRHQRVHTGERPFPCFVCGKRFTRMSILTSHQRVCK; this is translated from the exons atgattgaagcatgcgcagtatgCGTAATGGCGACGGAGAGCAGCTGCTTTCTTACGTCAGTA gatGTTAGAAGGGGCGGATTTGCAGTTGGAAAACAGACATcaggatctgaatatcatcggatTTTGAACATGCAAGAAAATAGCAATGCTGGCAGTGCggagaaatgtggggactgtgagcAGGGATTCAGATCCCTGTCTGAGCTGGAAGCCCATCAgcccagtcacactggagagagactgttcacctgcccagagtgtgggaagggatttacctgGTCattcaacctgctgagacaccagcgagttcatagtgGGGAGACACCATTCACCTgcccagagtgtgggaagggattcactcgatcatcAGGGCTGCaacaacaccagcgagttcacactggggagaggccattcacctgctccaagtgtggaaagggatttactGATTCTTCCACTCTGTTgaaacaccagcaggttcacacggacgagagaccttttaaatgtgtagACTGTGAGAGGTGCTATAAAAGTTCCCTCAACCTAATGCGTCATCAGCGagctcacactgatgagagaccgttcaggtgctcggACTGTGGAACTGGGTTCAGGCAGTCATCTGAACTCATtgtacaccagcgaattcacactggggagaggccgttcacctgccctgaatgtggtaagggattcactcaatcatcagGACTGCtacaacaccagcgagttcacaccggggagaggccattcacctgctccaaatgtggaaagggattcagcgATTCATCCACCGTGCTGAAACACAAGCAGGTTCACACTGAAGCGCGACCATTTGAATGCACTGACTGtgagaagtgctataaaagtcctGTGGACCTGATGCGCCATCAGCTTGTTCATactgatgagagaccattcaggtgctctcactgtgggacagggTTCAGGCAATCATCTCAActgactgtacatcagcgaattcacactagagagaggccattcatctgcgccaagtgtgggaagggattcactcagtcatccactctgcaaagacaccagcgagttcacactggggagagaccgttccccTGCttcgtgtgtgggaagagattcactcggaTGTCCATCCTGACAAGTCACCAGCGTGTTTGCAAATAA
- the LOC119961111 gene encoding zinc finger protein 239-like isoform X2: MQENSNAGSAEKCGDCEQGFRSLSELEAHQPSHTGERLFTCPECGKGFTWSFNLLRHQRVHSGETPFTCPECGKGFTRSSGLQQHQRVHTGERPFTCSKCGKGFTDSSTLLKHQQVHTDERPFKCVDCERCYKSSLNLMRHQRAHTDERPFRCSDCGTGFRQSSELIVHQRIHTGERPFTCPECGKGFTQSSGLLQHQRVHTGERPFTCSKCGKGFSDSSTVLKHKQVHTEARPFECTDCEKCYKSPVDLMRHQLVHTDERPFRCSHCGTGFRQSSQLTVHQRIHTRERPFICAKCGKGFTQSSTLQRHQRVHTGERPFPCFVCGKRFTRMSILTSHQRVCK, from the coding sequence ATGCAAGAAAATAGCAATGCTGGCAGTGCggagaaatgtggggactgtgagcAGGGATTCAGATCCCTGTCTGAGCTGGAAGCCCATCAgcccagtcacactggagagagactgttcacctgcccagagtgtgggaagggatttacctgGTCattcaacctgctgagacaccagcgagttcatagtgGGGAGACACCATTCACCTgcccagagtgtgggaagggattcactcgatcatcAGGGCTGCaacaacaccagcgagttcacactggggagaggccattcacctgctccaagtgtggaaagggatttactGATTCTTCCACTCTGTTgaaacaccagcaggttcacacggacgagagaccttttaaatgtgtagACTGTGAGAGGTGCTATAAAAGTTCCCTCAACCTAATGCGTCATCAGCGagctcacactgatgagagaccgttcaggtgctcggACTGTGGAACTGGGTTCAGGCAGTCATCTGAACTCATtgtacaccagcgaattcacactggggagaggccgttcacctgccctgaatgtggtaagggattcactcaatcatcagGACTGCtacaacaccagcgagttcacaccggggagaggccattcacctgctccaaatgtggaaagggattcagcgATTCATCCACCGTGCTGAAACACAAGCAGGTTCACACTGAAGCGCGACCATTTGAATGCACTGACTGtgagaagtgctataaaagtcctGTGGACCTGATGCGCCATCAGCTTGTTCATactgatgagagaccattcaggtgctctcactgtgggacagggTTCAGGCAATCATCTCAActgactgtacatcagcgaattcacactagagagaggccattcatctgcgccaagtgtgggaagggattcactcagtcatccactctgcaaagacaccagcgagttcacactggggagagaccgttccccTGCttcgtgtgtgggaagagattcactcggaTGTCCATCCTGACAAGTCACCAGCGTGTTTGCAAATAA